In Flavobacterium sp., a single window of DNA contains:
- a CDS encoding T9SS type A sorting domain-containing protein, whose protein sequence is MKRNKRIVFRYAILLACAFPTYAQVNVNLKLNVKHSVGGISTFDRSKFITTHANQTETEWDGDNVSPDLRNEFLNGLDVYLGRDTGGITYVLKNQLNQDPARPGFANPTQITSLGNYSKSQYAQKTNLHQYENRKSLVLCAQLHPFWTGTDHQPTNSGWYLANATATGEYMGRYINAFSGDGITGQKKPTYVEVINEPDYDLLGGLKEYTKSIKDIADFHNGVADAIRVQVPNAKIGGYTNAFPEFEVGNFQRWNNRDKLFMDVAGSKMDFWSLHLYDFSSINNGKKQLRSGSNIEATFDMMDQYSVMKFGVTKPYVISEYGAQTHDYNNSQWSSYRDWLILKAMNSQLMAFLERPNTIDFAIPFVVTKAEWGMYNGVPYSHRLMRKANEPASYTGQWVYTDLVKFYQLWKNVKGTRVYSKTDNLDVLTNTYIDGNKAYVILNNLNFQATKVNLNLFNINNTAITSINKKQLTLINNFATLEESTVPSPLTSVTLGAESTIILEYTFANAITINETCDETKYFATTYLQPISANQPINFSVNGVQKSTYGDAVLRIGLGRDHGQSLSPIVKVNNTIIPVPTNFRGYDQAERDRFFGVLEIPVPYNLVTANNQIAVQLPDTGGHVSSVALQVYNFSTNLLSVDPKTFENDNTITIYPNPVIDTLTIKNTYANESNSTAMIYDGAGKLVKKEILSSARINVSSLSEGIYYIVFLKENKKIGAAKFIKK, encoded by the coding sequence ATGAAAAGAAACAAACGAATAGTGTTTCGTTACGCCATACTACTAGCGTGTGCCTTTCCTACTTATGCGCAAGTAAATGTAAATCTAAAACTTAACGTGAAACATTCCGTAGGAGGCATCTCTACTTTTGATCGTTCAAAATTCATAACAACGCATGCCAATCAAACAGAAACTGAATGGGATGGCGATAATGTTTCGCCCGATTTAAGAAATGAATTTTTAAATGGCCTAGATGTGTACCTAGGAAGAGATACAGGAGGAATTACTTATGTATTAAAAAATCAATTAAATCAAGATCCTGCCAGACCTGGTTTTGCGAATCCTACTCAAATCACTTCTCTAGGAAATTACAGTAAAAGTCAATATGCCCAAAAAACCAACCTTCATCAATACGAAAATAGAAAGAGTTTAGTTTTATGTGCTCAATTGCATCCGTTTTGGACTGGAACAGATCATCAACCCACTAATTCTGGCTGGTATTTAGCCAATGCCACTGCAACGGGTGAATATATGGGGCGTTACATCAACGCATTTAGTGGTGATGGAATTACAGGGCAAAAGAAACCCACTTATGTTGAAGTAATAAACGAACCTGATTATGACCTTTTAGGAGGATTAAAAGAATACACTAAATCGATAAAAGATATAGCCGACTTTCATAATGGTGTTGCTGATGCCATTAGAGTACAGGTCCCAAACGCTAAAATCGGGGGTTACACCAATGCCTTTCCTGAATTTGAAGTAGGAAATTTTCAGCGTTGGAACAATCGCGATAAATTATTTATGGACGTTGCCGGAAGCAAAATGGATTTTTGGTCTTTACACCTTTATGATTTTTCATCGATCAATAACGGAAAAAAACAATTGCGTTCCGGGAGCAATATTGAGGCTACTTTTGATATGATGGACCAGTATAGCGTAATGAAATTTGGTGTTACTAAACCCTATGTAATCTCAGAATACGGAGCTCAAACTCATGATTACAATAACAGTCAATGGAGTTCTTATAGAGATTGGTTGATTTTAAAAGCCATGAATTCCCAATTAATGGCTTTTCTTGAAAGACCCAATACTATTGATTTTGCTATTCCATTTGTAGTTACCAAAGCGGAATGGGGAATGTATAATGGAGTTCCATATTCTCATCGTTTGATGCGAAAAGCAAATGAACCAGCGAGTTATACCGGACAATGGGTTTATACGGACTTGGTAAAATTTTATCAATTATGGAAAAATGTTAAAGGTACACGAGTATATAGTAAGACGGATAATTTAGATGTTTTAACCAATACCTATATCGATGGTAATAAGGCTTATGTGATTCTAAACAATTTAAACTTCCAAGCAACTAAAGTAAACTTAAACCTTTTTAACATCAACAATACTGCCATTACAAGCATTAACAAAAAACAATTAACTCTTATAAATAACTTCGCTACACTAGAAGAAAGTACTGTGCCATCACCACTAACATCAGTTACACTAGGTGCCGAATCAACTATTATTTTAGAGTATACCTTTGCCAATGCCATAACAATTAATGAAACTTGCGACGAAACTAAATATTTTGCAACGACCTATTTGCAACCTATTAGCGCAAATCAGCCTATTAATTTTAGTGTAAATGGCGTTCAGAAAAGCACTTATGGAGATGCCGTATTAAGAATTGGTTTAGGAAGAGATCATGGACAATCTTTAAGTCCGATTGTCAAAGTGAACAATACTATTATCCCTGTGCCAACTAACTTCCGCGGTTATGACCAAGCAGAAAGAGATCGATTTTTTGGCGTTCTAGAAATTCCAGTGCCTTATAATCTTGTTACTGCAAATAATCAAATAGCAGTACAATTACCTGACACAGGTGGTCATGTGAGTTCAGTAGCATTACAAGTATATAATTTTAGTACTAATCTGTTATCAGTAGATCCAAAAACTTTCGAAAACGACAATACAATAACAATTTATCCTAATCCAGTTATTGACACCCTAACAATCAAAAATACGTATGCAAACGAATCAAACTCGACTGCAATGATATATGATGGTGCTGGGAAATTAGTAAAAAAAGAAATCCTTAGTAGTGCTAGAATTAATGTGAGTTCACTTTCAGAAGGGATTTATTATATCGTTTTTTTAAAAGAAAACAAGAAAATAGGGGCAGCAAAGTTTATTAAAAAGTAA